The DNA window TCCTTAATGAAGCCATTACAGGATGACAGAGAGCTTTGGGATTGTACGATACACTTGCTTTTCTTTCTTGGATAGCTGCGACTTCCTTATAGACATTTGAAACATTCAGACTGTTGCACATATAAATGTACAGCAGAAGCAACCTGAGCTCTCGAGGACACTCaaagagtgaaaataatgtCTCTATCTGCATCATTTCATCCTTGAATCCCTGAAAGGTCAACAGGTCGGACACTTCCTGCATTCCAAGACACAGTATGAACCTCTTTTCTACAGTATGTTGGCCAGTACAGTGTGTCCGTCTGTCCATGTCTGTTTCTGCTATGATGTAGAGTATTTATGTTGAATAAGGCTCAGGGTTGAAGTGTTGTAATCTTTGTCTCATGTAGTCAAGTCCTTCCTCTCATTAAGACACTGCTGCACCATTAAAGAAGACACTCATGCACTCACACAGCGGGGTCACTGATGTCCCTCCTGCTTCAGTATATGTCCCGTGTTGAACCTACAGGGTGGACACTGCTACGTCACATACGAGTCTGATTATGTATTTCGCTCACCAGTGTTATGTTGTTGTGTTCAGTTTCTATGttgaacttttgtttttttagaaaaataaaaacgtgTTTTCAGTAACTTATCCACGCGGCTGACAAGAGTGTGTTACTTTAAAAGGAAAGCCAACAGAACCTGAATCATTTTGTCAACAATATATACTCATTGTAGCTCAGACAGTTCTGGTATGATTCAAATTAATACCCTATTAATATGTTAACAAACCATATCATACAAACTTGTATCACCATAACacactgaactgaaaacacctaAATTgggtgataagagtattaatggACAGCTCAATGCAGTTAGGAATTACAGCCCGACTGATATACTGATACGGCTGATATTATCAGGCAATTTTAGCTTATAAAGATATTAATATTAAGAAACAAGAAATTGAAGTACTGAAATACTAAAGATATGACAAAGgtcatttagaaacagtgtcaACATTAactagtttgtccaccagagagcaccgATAAGtttattaactgtaaaatgtcccactCAGTACAGTCAGTAAGTCACTGTAGCACTGTAGTAAGAgctaaacagaaaaataaaccaACACAAGCAGAAAATTAAATTGCAACTCGGTGATTGTTACATTACTTAACCAGCGTTAGCTAACCtaacacattaaaataaactccTTGAAAACACATGAATTCATTAAACGTATCTTGTTGCCACTCTCGACTGGAGCAAACTTAAATTAAACTCTCCCTGTTAGCTTTATTTACTTTTCCGGtggcccatagactgtatataagacgtggacgtaatcaccgtgacgtcactcattggtttgtggactgacgtttcgaagcctcgagttcggcattttggccgtcgcattCTTGGTTCTTTgcagccagaagtgacacaagagggtgtaagttcaaccgaacgctgaataagatattttgaggcgaccaaaaatgttaaaatgaacttttatgaagtgaaaacacactgtgaaagggttaaagttcaaagacaaacacacagacgtggtggcgacctgtcaatcacaaggtagcccctccctaaagcatcccctgctttatggtctatttgactctaaatgggaccataatttactaaatgaacatcatgctgtattgaagaagacttgaaactagcgattgagaccataaactcatgtttacaatgtttactgaggtaataaatcaagtgagaagtaggctcatgtTCTCATaggcttctatacaatcagatttctttgtgcaaccagaggagtcgccccctgctggctattagaaagaatgcagggttaaggcacttcagcattggcttcacttttcagacccctgGAGGTAGCCCAGTGCGGTGTCCAGTGCTGCCGTTCGCTGTAGATACCAACAATTTCTGTTTTTCACATCAGTCAATggtcctttcaaaataaggtacttttgtttttaaggAAATAACCAAATTCTAAGGAAAAAAATGCCTCATAAATGTAAAGTTTGTGTCACAATCATCAAATTATATCGTCTGTGTCAGCCTCAAAAAACGGTCAGACTCTAGTTGTaatgtttcacaaaatgttctGTGGATGCCTCGCGATCCAACTCATCAGGTCCCACTCGAAGGATTTGAGGAAGGCAATAACCACAAACTGTAAAGTGTGGGGTTGTGTGAACACATCCCTGATTGCATTGAGGAAGTACAGAGTCAACAGATCTCTCAAACATGGCAGGTATGAGGAAACAGAGCTGCAGCCAAACAGTTTCACCTGCTGCCATGTTCTCAGTAcacctttgacttttttcaggaGCAGCtcacaaagacagacaaaccaaccgACCGCCTGCCCGTCTCGTTCTGCTCTTCTATGTCTCACCGACAACACCAAGGTGTCTTCTCTCTCCGGCTGATCAGTGCTTCTGCCGTCTCTTCCGGTGCTGTCGGCGTCCCAAATCCTGGAAGGGGCCAGCGGGAGGGTCCGGTGTCACCAACCCATCGGTCATCCGCTGGTAGACCAGGGTGGAGTCAGAAGCTACAGCACACAGCAGCATGGGAAAGCCTCTGTCCAGCACGTGACGTATGCTGCacggcagagaggaggaagctgTGAGTCTGGGAAGACAACTTGTGAGAGTAAAAGTCTTTAAACCAAAAGGAGGAGGGAGTAATCtccagtagggctgcacaattaattgaatattaatcacgattttggcttcccacaattgtATGAACATGATAGACTTGCCGTTTAAAAtactccgctcatagaaaactctgatgcataaatcaagcgcttcctaaaaaAACAGCTAGAGATGCAGCGTCAATCAGCTGTTGACCAAAGTCAGACAATTTCCAGCCGTCTCATACatccaacatggaagtgaaagcagcgctctgtttatttaaaatgtgaaattgcaatcaaaatattttgtccctaaaatctatgaataatggTGCAGCCCTAATCTCCAGTGTCTCATCACCTTTTGTGGCTCAGAGATCGGTGAGCAGGCAGCGGGAGGATTGACTGGACGGGTGCTCCTTCCTTCTCCCTCCCTTCCAGCAAAACCACCTGCAGCTCAGGACTCTTGACACAAGACACCTCTTTCCACTGACGCACTGcagagaacacagaggaacacagcgtagagtgagagagaggtggCCTAACTGAGTCTGCGGCTAACCGAAGACGGTCCTTCAAAGATTATTACAAGGATGTAGGACTTTGTTTACAAGACAGACTTCTGTTCTCTGTCGCTACTAAATAATTCaccatttcctgtttttctctggCCGGCTAGACACAAATTAGAGGATTACAGATTCATATAGTTTGCTTTGTGCACTgatggaaaacagaaaaaaaaatagctcgTCAagcacgctgctctatttcctctcttaaataacacgtaaaattactactttatgatattatgacgttattctcgtaatattatgactttattcttgtaatctcagattttttttttccctcaatgtggccctaatactccgtcgtacattgtAAACTACTCCTCTGGTTATCAAAGGCTGATTCTATTACTTATTGCCCTCGACAAATTTAACTCTGAAAGTTATAAGACCAATAAAATGAAACtctattaaaattaaattcctGAGTTTCTCATTtcttcatcatcaccattatcTTTTAAGTGTTGAAGCAGCATTTCATCAGGTTTATTTTGCCGAGTATACACATACATTGAATTTGATTCcggttttatgcagctctctcaacgTACttacataaaatagaaataacagctagaaACGataatgaccaacaataaaataagaaaacaaaaatgaaaataaaatgaagtaaatatatataagcCTACAAGTTaagtgttctggaagttgtaCATGGTGGGAGATACAATTTACAGTAAACACAAATGATCCTTGTTAAGGTATAACTgattaatgtgataataaagtgacaaataaatgataTCATCCTGTTAGATGACCCCCTGTCTCTGCACGACACACTAACAAgcagaaaaataaagtaatgaCTCCTGCTAAACTCTTATAAAATCaacattatacattatttatatgcttttttattttattattttagtttatatcgtttatattatatgttttgtcttttaataagaataagatgtttttttaggtagctattttaatattattattatagattgttatattataaatagtatatattatattatatatatatatatactgtatatatatgtgtatatataaatattttaaatatatatatatatatatacagtatatatatatactgtatatatatataaatatatatatataaaattgtaaatataattaaattaaatataaactaatacaaaaaagaattaaattatacaacttCATACATTGTTTATCTGTTATATGCAATACCTTTTAA is part of the Sebastes umbrosus isolate fSebUmb1 chromosome 12, fSebUmb1.pri, whole genome shotgun sequence genome and encodes:
- the tsen15 gene encoding tRNA-splicing endonuclease subunit Sen15, whose amino-acid sequence is MSEASNRADVSEKPPPPQNWILQHPTYQQMKSLEVEDSEQVHTAFLVYMDLSEVRQWKEVSCVKSPELQVVLLEGREKEGAPVQSILPLPAHRSLSHKSIRHVLDRGFPMLLCAVASDSTLVYQRMTDGLVTPDPPAGPFQDLGRRQHRKRRQKH